TATGCTATTGCTTGCCTTGATGGTGATTGTCATGTTTAATGATATCCGAAAATTATTTGTCTGATAGAGAGGTAATTCTGTTATGATGGAACGAAAAAATACGAAAATTGTAAAAATTGGAGACAGAGTCATCGGTGGAGGCAATCCAATCCTGATTCAGTCTATGACAAATACAAAGACAGAAGATGTAGCAGCTACGGTTGCACAGATTAAACAGCTTACGGCGGCAGGATGTGATATTATCCGCTGTGCAGTTCCAACGATGGAGGCTGCAAAGGCTTTGGGTGAAATCAAAAAGCAGATATCCATTCCTTTGGTGGCGGATATTCATTTTGATTACCGTCTTGCGATTGCGGCCATGGAAAATGGGGCGGACAAGATTCGTATCAATCCTGGCAATATCGGCAGCACAGAACGTGTCAAAGCGGTGGTAGACGTCGCAAAAGAGCGCAACATTCCAATCCGTGTCGGAGTCAACAGTGGTTCTTTAGAAAAAGACCTTGTGGAAAAATACCATGGTGTGACCGCAGAAGGGATTGTGGAGAGCGCCTTAGATAAGGTGAAATTAATCGAAGATATGGGATACGATAATCTTGTGATTAGTATCAAATCTTCGGATGTTTTGATGTGCGTGAAGGCACACGAACTGATTTCGGAAAAGACAACGCATCCACTTCATGTTGGAATTACAGAGTCCGGTACCATCATCAGCGGCAATATCAAATCCTCCATCGGATTAGGTCTGATTTTAAGTCAGGGCATTGGAGATACCATCCGTGTTTCTTTGACGGGAGATCCGTTAGAGGAGATTAAGTCTGCAAAACTGATTTTAAGAACATTAGGTTTAAGAAAAGGCGGGGTTGAAGTTGTTTCCTGCCCAACCTGTGGACGAACCAGAATCGATTTGATTCGTCTTGCAAACCAGGTGGAGAACATGGTGGCAGATATTCCGCTCGATATAAAAGTGGCTGTTATGGGCTGCGTGGTAAACGGTCCGGGAGAAGCAAAAGAGGCAGATATTGGCATCGCCGGAGGAATTGGCGAAGGACTTATCATCAAGCATGGAGAGGTCTATAAGAAGGTTCCGGAGGATCAGTTGTTAGAAGCACTCAGATATGAACTGCTTCACTGGAATGAGGCGTAGTGTAGGATAATAAAACTGCGTAAAAACGAGGAATGATATGTCAAAATTCTTTTTTGAAGTATTTCCGACGTTATCGATACAAGGAGATACAAAGAAATTATTAGAGGAAACACAGGTCGTTAAAATAGGCATGAATCCGGAAAAAACAAGGATTCGTGTCTATTTAAACGGCCCACGTTTGATTTATAAAAAGAATATTTATCAGATTGAAAAATCCATCAAAGACCAGCTTTTCCCAAAGAGAGAGATGCAGGTAAAGGTGATCGAAAAGTATCAGCTATCGGGGCAGTATACGCCACAGAAACTGATGGATGTCTATCTGGACAGTATTTTAGATGAGTTAAAAGATTATAGCCTGATGGAATACAATCTGCTCCGTTCTGCCAAAATGGAGTTCCCACAGACAAACCAGATGCGCCTTACCTTAGAGAATACCATTATTGCGCAGACGAAGTCACATGAGATTGTGGAATTTTTAGAGAAGGTTGTCTGTGAAAGATGCGGTCTTGATTTAGCGGTTCTCCTTGAGTATGAGGAACCACAGGAGAGCAAATACCGCAAAAACAGTGACCTCCAGATTCAGATGGAAGTTTCGAATGTCTTAAAAAGAACCAATTTCGACCAAAAACACACGCAGGAAGAATCCGGGGAGATGCAGACACCTGTTGCAAATTCAAACACAACATCTGGTGGAAGTGTACCAAAAACCGACACAATTTCCGAAAATAATGCAAAAAGCACTTCAAATTCGAAAAATGATGCAGGAAAACCTGCAGCAAAAAAAGCAGATTTTACCAAAAAAGAATTCAAGAAAAAGTACGATGGCGGTTACGGTGGAGGATACAAAAAATCCGACAACCCAGATGTTATCTATGGACGTGATTTTGAGGACGAGCCAATCGAAATCGAAAAAATTGTCGGTGAGATGGGTGAGGTTGTCATCCGCTGTCAGGTTATGACACTTGAGACGCGTGAGATCCGAAACGAAAAGACCATCGTCATTATGTCTGTGACGGATTTTACAGATTCGATTGTATTAAAAATCTTTACAAGAAATGACCAGCTGCCAGATTTATTAGATGGTCTGAAAAAAGGTGCATTCCTTAAAATCAAGGGTGTCACCACAATTGATAAATTTGACAGTGAGCTTACGATTGGGTCAATTGTCGGAATCAAGAAGATACCGGATTTTACCACATCACGAATGGATACGAGTGCACAAAAACGTGTGGAATTGCACTGCCATACCAAGATGAGCGATATGGATGGTGTATCTGATGTAAAAGATATTGTAAAAAGAGCCATGAAATGGGGACACAAAGCAATTGCAATTACCGACCACGGAGATGTACAGGCTTTCCCGGATGCCAATCATACGGTGTCACCGGACGATGATTTTAAGGTTATCTACGGTGTGGAAGCATACCTGGTAGATGACTTGAAGGATATCATTACGAATTCCAGAGGACAGGGTTTAAACGATACCTATGTCGTGTTTGACATAGAGACGACGGGCTTCAGCCCTGACCTAAATAAGATTATCGAGATTGGTGCGGTAAAAGTAGAGAATGGTTCCATCACGGAGCGCTTTTCTACGTTTGTAAACCCGGAGGTCCCAATTCCGTTTAACATCGAGGAATTAACCTCAATTCGGGATGATATGGTGATGGATGCACCGAAGATTGAAACCATTTTGCCGGAGTTTATGGAGTTTTGCAAAGGTGCCATCATGGTTGCGCACAATGCGGACTTTGATATGAGTTTTATCCATAAAAACTGTGAGAGACAGGGATTGCCATGCGATTATACGATTATTGATACGGTGGCACTTGCAAGAATTCTTCTGCCGAACCTAAACCGTTTTAAACTGGATACGGTTGCAAAAGCACTTGGTGTCTCTTTGGACAATCATCATCGTGCGGTGGACGATGCGGGCTGTACGGCGGAGATTTTTGTAAAATTTATCGAGATGCTAAAAGAGCGTGGAGCCGAAAACTTAGACGACGTCAATAAAATGGGTTCGACTTCCGTTGAGACGATAAAGAAGCTTCCAACGTATCATGCCATCATGCTTGCCACAAACGATACGGGACGAATCAACCTGTACAAACTTGTCTCGATGTCGCATTTAACCTATTACAACAAAAGACCGCGAATTCCAAAGAGTGAGTTTGTAAAATACCGGGAGGGAATTTTGCTTGGTTCTGCCTGTGAGGCAGGTGAATTGTATCGTTCGCTGGTGGGAGGAAGACCGCCGGAAGAGATTGCAAGAATCGTAGATTTCTATGATTATTTAGAGATTCAGCCGCTTGGCAACAATGCATTTATGCTGCGAAGTGAAAAGGAACCAATCAACACGATAGAGGAACTGCAGGATGTCAATCGTAAGATTGTGAAGTTAGGAGAACAGTTCCATAAGTTAGTTGTGGCTACCTGTGATGTTCATTTCTTGGACCCGCAGGATGAAGTGTACCGTAGAATTATTATGGCTGGAAAAGGATTTAAGGATGCAGATGACCAGGCACCGCTATACCTTCGTACCACGGAGGAGATGCTCGCAGAATTCGAGTATCTTGGAAGTGCAAAAGCGGAGGAGGTTGTCATCACTAATCCGAACAAGATTGCGGATATGTGTGAAAAGATTGCTCCGGTCCGCCCGGATAAATGTCCGCCGGTCATTGAAAATTCCGACCAGATGCTCCGTGACATCTGTTACACCAAAGCACATCATATGTATGGGGATGAGCTACCGGCAATTGTAAAAGAGCGGTTGGACCGAGAACTGAACTCCATTATATCCAACGGATATGCCGTAATGTACATCATTGCGCAGAAGCTGGTGTGGAAATCCAATGAGGACGGTTACCTGGTAGGTTCGCGAGGATCGGTAGGTTCTTCCTTTGCAGCAACGACATCCGGTATCACGGAGGTAAATCCGCTTCCGGCACATTACCGGTGTGAATATTGTAAGTACAGTGACTTTGACTCGCCGGAGGTAAAGGCATTTTCCGGCCGAAGCGGTTGTGATATGCCAGACAAAATCTGTCCGGTCTGTGGCAAAAAGTTAGTAAAAGACGGATTTGATATCCCGTTTGAGACCTTCCTTGGATTTAAGGGGAACAAAGAGCCGGATATCGATCTAAACTTCTCCGGTGAATATCAGAGTAAGGCGCATGCATACTGTGAGGTTATTTTTGGATATGGTCAGACCTTCCGTGCAGGAACCATCGGTACACTAGCAGACAAGACAGCGTTTGGCTATATCAAAAACTATTACGAGGAACGTGGTGTTCGAAAGAGAAACTGTGAGATTGACCGAATTGTACAAGGATGTGTCGGGGTACGACGTACAACCGGACAGCATCCTGGTGGTATTGTGGTATTACCAGTGGGAGAAGAAATCAACACCTTTACGCCGGTGCAGCATCCTGCAAACGATATGACAACGGCGACAGTTACCACGCACTTTGATTACCATTCGATTGACCACAACCTGTTAAAACTTGATATTCTCGGACACGATGATCCTACGATGATTCGTATGTTACAGGATTTGACCGGAATTGACCCTCAGACGATACCGCTTGATGATAAAGCTGTCATGAATCTGTTTAAAAATACAAAATCACTTGGACTAGAACCGGAGGATATCAAGGGCTGTCCGCTTGGATGTCTTGGTATCCCGGAGTTTGGAACAGATTTTGCGATGCAGATGGTTATCGATGCAAAACCACAGGAGTTTTCCGATTTGATTCGAATATCCGGTCTGTCACATGGAACGGACGTTTGGCTTGGAAATGCCCAGACCTTGATTGAAAGTGGAATTGCAACAATTTCAACTGCCATCTGTACACGAGATGACATCATGATTTATCTGATTCAAAAAGGCTTAGAGAGTGAACTTTCGTTTACCATCATGGAGTCGGTTCGAAAGGGAAAGGGATTAAAGGAGGAGTGGAAAGAGGAAATGCTTGCCCACGATGTGCCGCAGTGGTACATTGATTCCTGCTTGAAGATTAAGTACATGTTCCCGAAAGCGCATGCGGCGGCTTACGTTATGATGGCGTGGAGAATCGCTTACTGTAAAGTATTTTACCCGCTTGCATATTATGCGGCATTCTTTTCCATTCGTGCAACCGGATTCACGTATGAACTGATGTGTCAGGGAGAGGAACGTCTGCTTTACTTCATGTCCGATTATGAGAAAAGAAAAGACTCGCTGTCCAAAAAGGAGCAGGATACCTATAAAGATATGAAAATCGTGCAGGAGATGTATGCGAGAGGATTTGACTTCACACCGATTGATATTTACCGTGCCAAACCGGACCGTTTCCAGATTATTGATGGAAAATTAATGCCAGCATTAAACACCATCGAGGGAATGGGCGATAACGCTGCGGTTGCGGTAGCAGAGGCGGCAAAGGATGGAAAATTCCTATCCAAAGACGATTTCCGCCAGAGAACAAAGGTGTCAAAATCCACCATCGACTTAATGAGTGACCTTGGACTTCTTGGAGATATGCCAGAGTCCAATCAGCTTTCACTTTTTGATTTTACATAACACAAAAGCTTTCTGTGTAACTACAAATGTAGTACATAGAAAGCTTTTTGTTTATGCGAAGATGTGTGAAGTTTTTATCCCAATAGAGGAACGTATCCGGGTGCAGTATCGGTACTGTTACTCTGAAACTTCTGGTGAGAATGTTTTAATCTTATCTGGATTACTTGTGGAAGTATAAAACATCGTTCCGTTCTGGAAATCTTCAAAGAAGATATAGTTTGAGGTTACATTGATATGTGTGTAGTTTCCATCAAAGAGCGCCTGATTTTCGCTGCCGTCGGTTTTTACTCTGCAAAGCTGTGTTGTCGTGTTATCCTGATAATAAAGGTAATCGCCGGAGAGATTAAAACAATCGACACGGTCTGTTGTGAGCGTCGTCTTCTCCTTGGTCGATAAATCTACTTTTGCAAGCTTATAATCATCGTCGCAATCCATAAAGTAAAGGTTGTTGTCGACAAGAATCGGCATCCAGCAGTTTCCCTCATAGATGGTCGATTTGGAACCGGTTACGGTATCATACTGGTGAATGTTGTGATCCTCTGTGATTCCGTTGTAATAAATGTATTGTCCCTTAGAAGAACATGGATAATAAGGTGTCTGGCTGATTTGTCCCTGTTCCGTACCATCGATTTTTACCTTATAAAGTGTGGTGGCAGTCTCTTTTTCATAATGCATGTAGTACAGGTAATTTCCAACCAGAGCAGGGTACATGCAAGGAGATTTATCCAGAATGGTAATCTTGCCATTTTTCTTGGTCAGTCTGCAAAGACTGTTGGTGTCAAGGTTAAAAAGAGGATACTCGCTCGCTTTTTCCAGATTTGTTCTGGCATAGTAAACATAATTGTCATCTGCATTCAGGTAAGAAACAACATCATCGCAGACCTTTTGTACATTCCCGCCATTCATATCCATGGAATAAAGCTTGTCCTGATCCAATGGATTTGCAAAATAAATCGTACCGTCTGATTCACAAAACAGGCCATTGTTAAAAAGGTTGCCGGCGGTATTGCCGTTGACAAAACCATCATTCAAAATAGTCTTGTTTGCACGTTTGTGAAAAAATTGAAACCCCACAATACAAACAATCAAAATGAGCAGTACAATAAAAGGTATTTTCTTCTTCATAAAAATCACCATCCCCGTATCTTTTTGTTAAGAAAATTATATCATTTGTAGGTATAAAGTTTCAAGGGCATCTTGTCATCATCCACCAAATGTACTATATTATATAGTAGGGGTATTTTAGGGCGGTAACGTGCGAAAATACCAGGTGAAATCGAAGAAAGATAAGGTGACAGAATGAGAGACTTATTAGAGTTAAGAGATGAAATTGACCGCATTGACGAGCAGATTGTGCAGTTGTACGAAGATAGAATGAAGATATCCGAACAGGTTGCAGAATATAAGATATCAACCGGGAAAAAGGTGTTTGACAAGGAACGAGAGGTTTCGAAATTAAAAACCTTGTCAGGGCTTGCACATACTACATTTACCAAACACGGAGTCCGGGAATTGTTTGAACAGATTATGGCGATGAGCCGGAAAAAGCAATATCAGCTTCTGACGCAGCATGGACTTACGGAGCAGCTTGATTTTAAGGTGGTAGACGGAATTGATTATTCCAATGCCAGAATTGTATTTCAGGGTGTGGATGGTGCCAACAGCCAGATGGCGATGAAAGAATATTTTGGTGAGAACGCCAACAGTTTTCATGTAGATACTTTCCGCGATGCGATGGAAGCAATTCAGAATGGAAGTGCAAACTATGCAGTGCTTCCGATTGAAAATTCTTCCGCCGGATTTGTCACCCAAAGCTTTGATCTTTTGGTGGAATATGATGCCTGCATTGTCGGTGAGCAGATTATCAAGATTGACCATGCCCTGCTTGGAGTAAAAGGTGCCACAAAGGAGGATATTTCAATCGTTTATTCTCATCCACAGGCATTGATGCAGTGCTCCGATTATTTGGAAAGCCATCCGAACTGGAGCCAGAAAAGCTTTGTCAACACGGCAACTGCTGCAAAGAAGGTAATGGAGGATGGTTTGAAGAATCGGGCCGCCATTGCAAACATCAAAACCGCAGATATTTATGGGCTTAATGTTTTAGAAGATACCATTCAGGACAACAAGGACAACTATACCAGATTTATCATTGTGACGTCACAGAAGATTTTTGAAAAGAAAGCCGGAAAAGTCAGCATCTGTTTCGAAATTCCGCATGAGAGCGGTTCCTTGTATCACATGCTGTCACATTTTATTTACAACGACTTAAACATGGTAAAAATCGAATCCAGACCAATCAAGGAAAAAGCCTGGGAATATCGTTTCTTCATCGATTTTGAAGGAAACTTAAACGACGGAGCGGTTACAAACGCATTAAGAGGACTTTCAGAAGAATGTAATAACTTAAAAATACTTGGAAATTATTAGGTGGGAGAAAAATGGAACGTACAAAGAGTTTAATACTATACAAAGAATTTGAAAATGGAACTTTATTTTATAATTTTGCATGGATAATGGATCATTATAAGAGTGAATACTATAACAAAGAAGACATTGAGGCATTATTCTATGAATCCTTGCACCAGCTGATGGAGCTTGCCGTCAGTCATGGCTTTGAAGGAAATCTGTGGCATAATTTTGTGACCTTTCTTCTTGTCAACAACGAGAATGCGTACAGCACTGCGTGTGAAATCCGCGGTGAGGTGGGAGGTTCCATCAACCAGATTGCGCTTCATGATTTCGCCATCATGAAAGAAGTGTTTGATTTTGATTTTCATGCGTTATCCGAATATTTTGGATTCGACTGTGAGGCAGCACTGATAAGCTATGAGAGCATCAACGGAAGCAGTAAGATTTTCAATCAGCGGATTCGCGACCGCATCTGTGATCTTTGCAAACGATTGGAAGAAACTACAAGCGTAGTTGAATTTAAAAGGGAAGTGACACAGTTCTACAAGGATTTCGGTGTCGGAAAATTAGGCCTTCACAAGGCATTTCGAATTGAGCATACGGATAACGGTGCCAAGATTGTGCCAATTACCAATATTGCACATGTACGTTTGGATGACCTGGTCGGATATGAGATTGCAAAACAAAAGTTAATCGATAACACAGAAAGCTTTGTCAACGGAAAAGAGGCAAATAACTGTCTGTTGTTCGGTGATGCGGGAACCGGTAAGTCTACCAGTATAAAGGCAATCGCAAACCAGTATTACGACAGAGGGCTTCGCCTGATTGAGGTTTACAAACACCAGTTCTGTGATTTAAACGATGTGATTGCACAGATTAAAAACCGTAATTACAAGTTTATTATCTACATGGATGATTTGTCTTTTGAGGAATTTGAGATTGAATACAAGTATTTAAAAGCGGTTATTGAGGGCGGACTTGAAAAGAAACCGGACAATGTCTTAATCTATGCAACCTCGAACCGAAGACATCTGATTCGGGAAAAATTCTCAGACAAAGAGGAAGTCCGGGAAGATATGCATACATCCGATACCGTTCAGGAAAAATTATCCTTGTATGCAAGATTTGGTGTATCCATTTACTTTGGAGCACCG
This genomic window from Roseburia sp. 831b contains:
- the ispG gene encoding flavodoxin-dependent (E)-4-hydroxy-3-methylbut-2-enyl-diphosphate synthase; translation: MERKNTKIVKIGDRVIGGGNPILIQSMTNTKTEDVAATVAQIKQLTAAGCDIIRCAVPTMEAAKALGEIKKQISIPLVADIHFDYRLAIAAMENGADKIRINPGNIGSTERVKAVVDVAKERNIPIRVGVNSGSLEKDLVEKYHGVTAEGIVESALDKVKLIEDMGYDNLVISIKSSDVLMCVKAHELISEKTTHPLHVGITESGTIISGNIKSSIGLGLILSQGIGDTIRVSLTGDPLEEIKSAKLILRTLGLRKGGVEVVSCPTCGRTRIDLIRLANQVENMVADIPLDIKVAVMGCVVNGPGEAKEADIGIAGGIGEGLIIKHGEVYKKVPEDQLLEALRYELLHWNEA
- a CDS encoding PolC-type DNA polymerase III; translation: MSKFFFEVFPTLSIQGDTKKLLEETQVVKIGMNPEKTRIRVYLNGPRLIYKKNIYQIEKSIKDQLFPKREMQVKVIEKYQLSGQYTPQKLMDVYLDSILDELKDYSLMEYNLLRSAKMEFPQTNQMRLTLENTIIAQTKSHEIVEFLEKVVCERCGLDLAVLLEYEEPQESKYRKNSDLQIQMEVSNVLKRTNFDQKHTQEESGEMQTPVANSNTTSGGSVPKTDTISENNAKSTSNSKNDAGKPAAKKADFTKKEFKKKYDGGYGGGYKKSDNPDVIYGRDFEDEPIEIEKIVGEMGEVVIRCQVMTLETREIRNEKTIVIMSVTDFTDSIVLKIFTRNDQLPDLLDGLKKGAFLKIKGVTTIDKFDSELTIGSIVGIKKIPDFTTSRMDTSAQKRVELHCHTKMSDMDGVSDVKDIVKRAMKWGHKAIAITDHGDVQAFPDANHTVSPDDDFKVIYGVEAYLVDDLKDIITNSRGQGLNDTYVVFDIETTGFSPDLNKIIEIGAVKVENGSITERFSTFVNPEVPIPFNIEELTSIRDDMVMDAPKIETILPEFMEFCKGAIMVAHNADFDMSFIHKNCERQGLPCDYTIIDTVALARILLPNLNRFKLDTVAKALGVSLDNHHRAVDDAGCTAEIFVKFIEMLKERGAENLDDVNKMGSTSVETIKKLPTYHAIMLATNDTGRINLYKLVSMSHLTYYNKRPRIPKSEFVKYREGILLGSACEAGELYRSLVGGRPPEEIARIVDFYDYLEIQPLGNNAFMLRSEKEPINTIEELQDVNRKIVKLGEQFHKLVVATCDVHFLDPQDEVYRRIIMAGKGFKDADDQAPLYLRTTEEMLAEFEYLGSAKAEEVVITNPNKIADMCEKIAPVRPDKCPPVIENSDQMLRDICYTKAHHMYGDELPAIVKERLDRELNSIISNGYAVMYIIAQKLVWKSNEDGYLVGSRGSVGSSFAATTSGITEVNPLPAHYRCEYCKYSDFDSPEVKAFSGRSGCDMPDKICPVCGKKLVKDGFDIPFETFLGFKGNKEPDIDLNFSGEYQSKAHAYCEVIFGYGQTFRAGTIGTLADKTAFGYIKNYYEERGVRKRNCEIDRIVQGCVGVRRTTGQHPGGIVVLPVGEEINTFTPVQHPANDMTTATVTTHFDYHSIDHNLLKLDILGHDDPTMIRMLQDLTGIDPQTIPLDDKAVMNLFKNTKSLGLEPEDIKGCPLGCLGIPEFGTDFAMQMVIDAKPQEFSDLIRISGLSHGTDVWLGNAQTLIESGIATISTAICTRDDIMIYLIQKGLESELSFTIMESVRKGKGLKEEWKEEMLAHDVPQWYIDSCLKIKYMFPKAHAAAYVMMAWRIAYCKVFYPLAYYAAFFSIRATGFTYELMCQGEERLLYFMSDYEKRKDSLSKKEQDTYKDMKIVQEMYARGFDFTPIDIYRAKPDRFQIIDGKLMPALNTIEGMGDNAAVAVAEAAKDGKFLSKDDFRQRTKVSKSTIDLMSDLGLLGDMPESNQLSLFDFT
- a CDS encoding DUF5050 domain-containing protein, whose amino-acid sequence is MKKKIPFIVLLILIVCIVGFQFFHKRANKTILNDGFVNGNTAGNLFNNGLFCESDGTIYFANPLDQDKLYSMDMNGGNVQKVCDDVVSYLNADDNYVYYARTNLEKASEYPLFNLDTNSLCRLTKKNGKITILDKSPCMYPALVGNYLYYMHYEKETATTLYKVKIDGTEQGQISQTPYYPCSSKGQYIYYNGITEDHNIHQYDTVTGSKSTIYEGNCWMPILVDNNLYFMDCDDDYKLAKVDLSTKEKTTLTTDRVDCFNLSGDYLYYQDNTTTQLCRVKTDGSENQALFDGNYTHINVTSNYIFFEDFQNGTMFYTSTSNPDKIKTFSPEVSE
- the pheA gene encoding prephenate dehydratase codes for the protein MRDLLELRDEIDRIDEQIVQLYEDRMKISEQVAEYKISTGKKVFDKEREVSKLKTLSGLAHTTFTKHGVRELFEQIMAMSRKKQYQLLTQHGLTEQLDFKVVDGIDYSNARIVFQGVDGANSQMAMKEYFGENANSFHVDTFRDAMEAIQNGSANYAVLPIENSSAGFVTQSFDLLVEYDACIVGEQIIKIDHALLGVKGATKEDISIVYSHPQALMQCSDYLESHPNWSQKSFVNTATAAKKVMEDGLKNRAAIANIKTADIYGLNVLEDTIQDNKDNYTRFIIVTSQKIFEKKAGKVSICFEIPHESGSLYHMLSHFIYNDLNMVKIESRPIKEKAWEYRFFIDFEGNLNDGAVTNALRGLSEECNNLKILGNY
- a CDS encoding ATP-binding protein, with protein sequence MERTKSLILYKEFENGTLFYNFAWIMDHYKSEYYNKEDIEALFYESLHQLMELAVSHGFEGNLWHNFVTFLLVNNENAYSTACEIRGEVGGSINQIALHDFAIMKEVFDFDFHALSEYFGFDCEAALISYESINGSSKIFNQRIRDRICDLCKRLEETTSVVEFKREVTQFYKDFGVGKLGLHKAFRIEHTDNGAKIVPITNIAHVRLDDLVGYEIAKQKLIDNTESFVNGKEANNCLLFGDAGTGKSTSIKAIANQYYDRGLRLIEVYKHQFCDLNDVIAQIKNRNYKFIIYMDDLSFEEFEIEYKYLKAVIEGGLEKKPDNVLIYATSNRRHLIREKFSDKEEVREDMHTSDTVQEKLSLYARFGVSIYFGAPDKKQFQNIVKVLAEKYHVQMEEEELLLEANKWELSHGGLSGRTAQQFINYLLGRQ